The Opitutaceae bacterium genome window below encodes:
- the hflB gene encoding ATP-dependent zinc metalloprotease FtsH: protein MNRNVIAWISAGVGLFAAFACLDVYLTHKQPDPAALSKGIRQVSMAEFMEKVRAGDYLSGKIGYFSGSQGLAEVRAEAIGAPFVEVDGRRRPEIVRSTGRLTDADITLLRERRFLEGDLAWLRGQGGGKTVAELALPVVDGLTQVLGITLLFVVAAFVLMKLAGRNHAFSSKAFQPVNSSVRFSSVAGCNEAKEEVSEIVEFLKAPERFRAAGGRMPKGVLLVGPPGTGKTMLAKAVAGEARAKFYSLSGSDFVELYVGVGASRVRSLFKEARRNAPSIIFIDEIDAVGRQRGSSASGNQEHEQTLNALLVEMDGFSSDDAVVVFGATNRADIIDKALQRPGRFDRQVYVGLPDLRGREEILKVHAAAVRLDASVDLAEVAKGTSGFSGADLANLINEGALHAARHNRTTVLRSDLEEARDKISWGRENTRVMTEEDRRVIAFHEAGHALMQVLTGDGSVTLHKVTIIPRGGSLGSTHFSPERDLVNFSRDQIIARIRCLMAGRVAEEVALGRITSGASADIQQATALARQMVFEWGMSPLGFLALSRPDSSEPLASAQTVHEAEQHMKSLLAEQYSHTLDQVREHRVELDAIARALIDKETILGDEVRELIAEASPAEAAS, encoded by the coding sequence GTGAATAGAAACGTCATCGCGTGGATTTCAGCGGGGGTCGGGTTGTTCGCCGCATTCGCATGCCTTGATGTCTACCTGACGCACAAGCAGCCGGATCCGGCCGCGCTTTCAAAGGGAATCCGGCAGGTTTCGATGGCTGAGTTCATGGAGAAGGTCAGGGCGGGCGACTATTTGTCGGGGAAAATTGGATACTTCTCGGGTTCGCAGGGCCTGGCTGAGGTTCGGGCGGAGGCGATCGGCGCGCCGTTTGTTGAGGTCGATGGCAGGCGCCGCCCGGAGATCGTGCGCAGCACGGGCCGCCTGACCGACGCGGACATCACGCTGCTGCGGGAGCGGCGTTTTCTCGAAGGCGATCTGGCCTGGCTTCGCGGGCAGGGCGGTGGAAAAACGGTCGCGGAGCTCGCGCTTCCGGTCGTGGACGGCCTCACCCAGGTGCTAGGGATCACGCTGCTGTTCGTGGTCGCCGCCTTCGTGCTGATGAAGCTGGCGGGTCGCAATCATGCCTTTTCGTCCAAGGCGTTTCAGCCGGTGAACTCGAGCGTGCGCTTCTCTTCGGTTGCCGGCTGCAATGAGGCCAAGGAGGAGGTTTCGGAAATTGTCGAATTTCTGAAGGCGCCCGAGCGCTTTCGCGCGGCCGGAGGGCGGATGCCCAAGGGGGTTCTCCTTGTGGGGCCGCCTGGAACGGGAAAAACGATGCTGGCGAAGGCGGTGGCGGGGGAGGCGAGGGCGAAATTCTACAGCCTTTCGGGGTCTGATTTTGTTGAACTTTACGTGGGCGTCGGAGCCTCGCGCGTGCGCTCGCTCTTCAAGGAGGCGCGCCGCAACGCTCCCAGCATCATCTTCATCGACGAAATCGACGCGGTGGGACGCCAGCGCGGGAGCAGCGCCTCCGGAAACCAGGAGCATGAGCAGACGCTGAACGCACTGCTGGTGGAGATGGACGGTTTCTCGTCCGACGACGCCGTCGTGGTCTTTGGCGCGACGAATCGCGCGGACATCATCGACAAGGCCCTGCAGCGTCCGGGGCGGTTCGACCGCCAGGTGTACGTCGGGCTGCCCGACCTGCGCGGACGCGAGGAGATCCTCAAGGTGCATGCCGCTGCGGTGAGGCTGGACGCAAGTGTCGACCTGGCCGAGGTGGCCAAGGGCACGTCGGGATTTTCGGGAGCCGATCTGGCGAATCTCATCAATGAGGGGGCGCTGCATGCGGCCCGGCACAATCGGACGACGGTGCTGCGCTCCGACCTTGAGGAGGCGCGCGACAAGATTTCCTGGGGTCGTGAAAATACGCGCGTGATGACGGAGGAGGACCGGCGCGTGATCGCCTTTCACGAGGCGGGTCATGCGCTCATGCAGGTGCTGACCGGCGACGGCAGTGTGACGCTGCACAAGGTGACGATCATCCCGCGCGGAGGTTCGCTTGGCAGCACGCACTTTTCACCCGAGCGCGACCTCGTGAATTTCTCGCGGGATCAGATCATCGCACGGATCAGGTGCCTGATGGCGGGGCGCGTGGCGGAGGAGGTTGCGCTGGGTCGCATCACCAGCGGAGCATCCGCGGACATCCAGCAGGCGACGGCGCTGGCGCGGCAGATGGTGTTTGAGTGGGGAATGTCACCCCTCGGATTTCTCGCGTTGAGCCGACCGGATTCGAGCGAGCCGCTCGCCAGTGCGCAGACCGTGCATGAGGCTGAGCAGCACATGAAGTCGCTGCTGGCCGAACAGTATTCTCATACGCTGGATCAAGTGCGGGAGCATCGCGTGGAGCTTGATGCCATAGCCCGGGCTTTGATCGACAAGGAGACGATCCTGGGCGACGAAGTTCGCGAGCTGATTGCTGAGGCCAGCCCTGCGGAAGCGGCTTCCTGA
- a CDS encoding DUF4388 domain-containing protein yields the protein METSSPSIDLLWELSEIERKLATAPDAKGYLKLAAGYADAGWLKDAKRAVQQATALSNGLPVIAETKAPGCIGPCTPPVLLEIMRSLHLTAKSGDLRLEVPGGVSVTIHFLKGHVIDAQSSDTTRGENAWQRATSLPASSYHFKSGHPDTNMRSLQGSTRDMIDAFAKRIAA from the coding sequence ATGGAAACCTCGTCACCTTCCATCGACCTCCTCTGGGAGTTGAGTGAAATCGAACGCAAGCTGGCCACGGCTCCGGATGCAAAGGGCTACCTGAAGCTGGCCGCCGGATATGCCGATGCAGGCTGGCTCAAGGATGCCAAGCGCGCCGTTCAGCAGGCAACCGCCCTGTCCAACGGTCTTCCCGTGATCGCCGAGACAAAGGCGCCCGGATGCATCGGGCCCTGCACGCCGCCGGTCCTCCTGGAAATCATGCGCTCGCTCCACCTCACGGCCAAGTCAGGCGATCTCCGGCTGGAGGTTCCCGGTGGCGTTTCCGTCACCATCCACTTCCTCAAGGGTCATGTGATCGACGCCCAGTCCTCCGACACCACCCGCGGTGAGAACGCATGGCAGCGCGCCACGTCGCTCCCGGCCTCCTCCTACCATTTCAAATCCGGACATCCCGACACCAACATGCGATCGCTGCAGGGCAGCACCCGCGACATGATCGACGCGTTCGCCAAACGCATCGCCGCCTGA
- a CDS encoding response regulator: MRILILEDERATAQLLGMLLTTSGHTIVHAVDGNEGLKQLRAAPCDLVISDVQMVPMDGFQFLSVVRDEFPRLLVVLASACSDLHARVESQPHKPFDVVHKPFRIEEIRRVLNRAAEALNVQAGIAQASTAGASASPSDSTASINNALAALFPGIAFAATRSKLARMMRQPGNALVVAEPGLICPDSLQLWREASPNPGASWQVLDAKNCDTDTKAALFGEDGLPGPITLAARGGTLVLLNLDSLPASDQAKLTGLLQGTPPTRMIATVRRDPDLLLEEGLIDESLYFRFSTSAISIPALCDLVEHIDAIFTDVLRASPDFPFASMDLQIESAASAAIRGYRWPDNLSELRAVADWTATQMRSPRVVLSHLPERFRGIHIETLADALARAQREHLQRAIRVTPSPAEAARALGVTHEDLTRALASNGPDLFSIGSEAVQRTEGAPAASVGTRTRNGFLIIAADDRLRLPMEAHFAGISIDTRSAIDGLQAIARILLAPVRPRFVIICGPTPPFELPEFIAQLRRIEPSLTIATLGAETEIDGVSCFPSLDCMDKFASCVAHLLSARTPAPVSPPAAAAAVAVAVA, from the coding sequence ATGCGCATCCTGATTCTCGAAGACGAACGCGCCACAGCGCAGCTGCTGGGCATGCTGCTCACCACGTCCGGCCACACCATCGTGCACGCCGTCGACGGCAACGAGGGGCTGAAGCAGCTTCGCGCCGCACCCTGCGATCTCGTCATTTCCGATGTCCAGATGGTCCCCATGGACGGGTTCCAGTTCCTCTCGGTCGTGCGCGACGAGTTTCCCCGCCTTCTGGTTGTCCTCGCATCCGCATGCAGCGACCTTCACGCGCGCGTGGAGAGCCAGCCGCACAAGCCGTTCGACGTCGTCCACAAGCCGTTCCGCATCGAGGAAATCCGCCGCGTGCTGAACCGCGCGGCGGAGGCCCTCAATGTCCAGGCCGGAATCGCCCAGGCCTCCACCGCTGGAGCGTCCGCATCACCATCCGATTCCACGGCATCCATCAACAATGCCCTTGCCGCTCTTTTCCCCGGCATCGCATTTGCCGCGACACGGTCGAAACTGGCGCGCATGATGCGCCAGCCTGGCAACGCTCTGGTCGTCGCCGAGCCCGGACTGATCTGCCCCGACTCGCTTCAACTCTGGCGCGAGGCGTCTCCCAACCCGGGTGCTTCCTGGCAGGTGCTCGACGCGAAAAACTGCGACACCGACACCAAGGCCGCGCTCTTTGGAGAGGATGGTCTTCCCGGCCCGATCACGCTCGCCGCCCGCGGAGGCACCCTCGTCCTTCTCAACCTGGATTCACTGCCTGCAAGCGACCAGGCGAAACTCACCGGACTGCTCCAGGGCACGCCACCCACGCGGATGATTGCAACCGTCCGCCGCGATCCCGACCTCCTGCTCGAGGAGGGTTTGATCGACGAGTCCCTCTATTTCCGCTTCTCGACAAGCGCCATCTCCATCCCTGCGCTCTGTGATCTCGTCGAGCACATCGACGCGATTTTCACGGATGTGCTTCGCGCGTCGCCTGACTTTCCCTTCGCGTCGATGGATCTCCAGATTGAATCCGCGGCTTCGGCCGCCATCCGCGGCTATCGCTGGCCCGACAATCTGTCGGAGCTGCGGGCCGTCGCCGACTGGACAGCCACGCAGATGCGCTCTCCACGGGTGGTCCTTTCCCACCTCCCGGAGCGCTTTCGGGGAATCCACATTGAGACGCTCGCCGACGCCCTTGCGAGAGCGCAGCGCGAGCACCTGCAGCGCGCCATACGCGTCACCCCGAGTCCCGCCGAAGCGGCACGGGCCCTGGGCGTCACCCACGAGGATCTGACCCGGGCTCTCGCTTCGAATGGACCGGATCTCTTTTCAATCGGCAGCGAGGCCGTTCAACGGACGGAAGGCGCCCCGGCCGCATCAGTCGGGACACGCACGCGAAACGGATTCCTCATCATCGCCGCCGATGACCGGCTTCGCCTCCCGATGGAGGCGCATTTCGCGGGCATTTCCATCGACACCCGTAGTGCGATTGACGGCCTGCAGGCCATCGCGCGGATCCTGCTCGCACCTGTCAGGCCCAGATTCGTGATCATCTGCGGGCCGACTCCTCCCTTTGAGCTGCCGGAATTCATCGCGCAGCTTCGACGCATCGAGCCTTCGCTCACCATCGCCACCCTGGGCGCCGAAACCGAGATCGACGGCGTCTCCTGCTTCCCCTCGCTCGACTGCATGGACAAGTTCGCGTCCTGCGTCGCCCACCTTCTCAGCGCGAGAACGCCCGCGCCCGTCAGCCCTCCGGCGGCCGCGGCCGCGGTCGCTGTCGCTGTCGCGTGA
- a CDS encoding RDD family protein: MASDGEKSGNRECGVVSPRGFTLSQAVIGRTLATPWKRLLSILLDMVVVAVLSLLSGPWLGLATGAMLIVLFGNDPEAPIPKKAVRWACRAMGAIVIVLSVLALGHLPLLKERGLQIDALTGFEPSQAQREVIVLPPNATNGEVRTVVDRLQHQVEELKKDNETQRKTAGSWLGQTRTLAGALGVTFGWSGVYFTLLAGSWHGRTLGKALFGIQALKTDGSAFTYFDAFVRHGGYVAGVAMGMTGFLKLLWDPNRQAVEDRIAGTVVVCVTGQATA; this comes from the coding sequence ATGGCCTCCGACGGAGAAAAATCTGGAAACAGGGAATGCGGGGTCGTCTCGCCGCGGGGATTCACCCTTTCTCAAGCCGTCATCGGTCGCACGCTCGCCACTCCATGGAAGCGGCTGCTCTCCATTCTTCTGGACATGGTTGTCGTCGCGGTGCTCTCCCTGCTCTCCGGCCCGTGGCTCGGCCTCGCCACCGGCGCCATGCTGATCGTGCTGTTTGGAAACGATCCTGAAGCGCCGATCCCCAAGAAGGCCGTTCGATGGGCCTGCCGCGCCATGGGCGCCATCGTCATCGTGCTTTCCGTCCTCGCCCTCGGCCATCTCCCCTTGCTGAAGGAGCGCGGGTTGCAGATCGATGCGCTGACCGGATTCGAGCCCAGCCAGGCCCAGCGGGAGGTCATCGTCCTCCCGCCCAACGCGACAAACGGAGAAGTGCGCACGGTCGTCGATCGACTTCAGCACCAGGTGGAGGAACTGAAGAAGGACAACGAAACCCAGCGCAAAACCGCGGGTTCGTGGCTCGGACAAACTCGCACACTGGCAGGCGCGCTCGGCGTCACATTCGGCTGGTCGGGGGTGTACTTTACGCTGCTCGCCGGAAGCTGGCATGGCCGCACCCTCGGCAAAGCGCTGTTCGGCATCCAGGCGCTGAAAACCGACGGATCCGCCTTCACGTACTTCGATGCATTCGTGCGCCACGGTGGATACGTTGCAGGTGTCGCGATGGGCATGACCGGCTTTCTCAAACTGCTCTGGGATCCCAACCGACAGGCCGTCGAGGACCGCATTGCGGGCACCGTCGTGGTCTGCGTCACAGGGCAGGCCACTGCCTGA
- a CDS encoding 6-bladed beta-propeller, with product MPSSDSLPRRQFIRLSAGTAAITAIGCGFRGISFADTTALPTLGQGVFRYRQVTGWGELDARTPVNNCHGLAQDRQGHVILLTDDVTNNVIIYDKAGRLVHKWGTSFPGAHGLSLIDEGKRQVLYITDLKTNRVTKTSLDGEVLNEWLWPSTLGKYAKADEYRPSWTLHRDNGEFFVLDGYGRDYILHYGSDGLQRRIFGGPEGGIVHWGPHGGMIDRLPKGADSLLIAMSDQRYLLRLDLDGNHLERIELPGGNPRQIRKYGTHYFVAHLADNWPADRNSRGFISILDENFRVVSNIGGLPPHYDDNGRLLPMSHDGSVFQHPHDLLVDDDQSLYVAQFASGRTYPLKFERV from the coding sequence ATGCCGTCCTCCGACAGTCTTCCTCGCCGCCAGTTCATCCGCCTTTCCGCCGGCACGGCCGCAATCACCGCAATCGGCTGCGGTTTTCGCGGGATTTCCTTCGCAGACACCACCGCGCTTCCGACCCTTGGCCAGGGCGTGTTCCGGTATCGTCAGGTGACCGGCTGGGGCGAACTCGATGCCCGCACTCCAGTCAACAACTGCCACGGCCTGGCGCAAGATCGCCAGGGTCATGTGATTCTCCTGACCGACGACGTCACCAACAACGTCATCATCTACGACAAGGCGGGAAGGCTGGTCCACAAATGGGGCACGTCCTTTCCCGGCGCTCACGGCCTTTCGCTGATCGACGAGGGGAAACGACAGGTCCTGTACATCACTGATCTGAAAACCAATCGTGTCACGAAGACTTCGCTTGATGGTGAGGTGCTCAATGAGTGGCTCTGGCCATCAACGCTCGGAAAGTACGCCAAGGCAGACGAGTACCGGCCGTCGTGGACCCTCCATCGCGACAACGGTGAGTTCTTCGTCCTCGATGGGTACGGCCGCGACTATATTCTCCATTACGGCTCGGACGGCTTGCAGCGCCGCATCTTCGGAGGACCCGAGGGCGGCATCGTTCACTGGGGTCCGCACGGCGGCATGATTGACCGGCTTCCCAAGGGCGCGGATTCGTTGTTGATCGCCATGAGCGACCAGCGCTATCTCCTGCGTCTCGATCTTGATGGGAATCATCTGGAGCGGATCGAACTTCCGGGCGGCAACCCCCGCCAGATTAGAAAATACGGAACGCACTATTTCGTTGCCCACCTTGCCGACAACTGGCCCGCGGACCGCAACAGCCGTGGCTTCATTTCAATCCTCGACGAAAATTTCCGTGTTGTTTCCAACATCGGCGGACTGCCTCCTCACTACGACGACAATGGCCGGTTGCTCCCGATGTCGCACGATGGCTCAGTCTTTCAACACCCGCACGACCTGCTCGTCGACGACGACCAAAGCCTCTACGTCGCGCAATTCGCATCGGGCAGAACCTATCCGTTGAAGTTCGAGCGCGTATGA
- a CDS encoding lactonase family protein — protein sequence MALTSISNAKEIHAFIGTYSQTSSKGIYAVTLDLESGRLGPVSLAAEARDPSFLAYSPDLKSLYAINESEGRIRSFSVGRDHTLRPLNDLPTDAGYPPDLAVDPSGRMIVSAIYGGGAVVGFPIMKNGSLGQRSALIKHSGKSVNASRQEAPHAHGVTFSKNGRFVVIPDLGIDQVKVYAVDAAKGGLAASAGDHLAIEPGSGPRHAVFSKDGKFLYVINELVSTITVASFNEKTGGLKTLQTVGTLPAGFTGESSTAEIALHPGGRFIYGSNRGHDSIARFSRDDKSGRLTFLDTTPTGGRTPRHFAITPDGRWLVAANQDSDTLCVFRIDAKTGALTATGSTANVPRPVCVRFESYP from the coding sequence ATGGCCCTCACCTCCATTTCGAACGCGAAGGAAATCCATGCGTTCATCGGCACCTACTCTCAAACCTCCAGCAAGGGCATCTACGCCGTAACGCTCGACCTGGAATCCGGCAGGCTGGGACCGGTGTCCCTTGCCGCCGAGGCGCGGGATCCCTCCTTCCTCGCCTATTCCCCCGATCTGAAGTCTCTCTACGCGATCAATGAATCCGAGGGGCGCATCCGCTCCTTTTCCGTCGGAAGGGATCACACGCTGCGCCCGCTCAACGATCTTCCCACGGACGCGGGTTATCCGCCGGATCTGGCCGTAGATCCAAGCGGCAGGATGATCGTCAGTGCGATCTACGGTGGCGGTGCGGTCGTCGGGTTTCCGATCATGAAGAACGGTTCGCTCGGCCAGCGCTCCGCATTGATCAAGCACAGCGGAAAGTCAGTCAACGCCTCGCGCCAGGAAGCGCCCCACGCCCATGGCGTCACGTTCTCGAAGAACGGCCGGTTCGTCGTGATCCCCGATCTCGGCATCGATCAGGTGAAGGTCTACGCTGTTGATGCTGCAAAGGGAGGACTCGCCGCATCCGCAGGCGATCACCTCGCCATCGAACCCGGAAGCGGTCCGCGGCACGCCGTGTTTTCCAAGGATGGAAAATTTCTCTATGTGATCAACGAGCTGGTCAGCACGATCACCGTGGCATCATTCAACGAGAAGACCGGTGGGCTCAAGACGCTGCAGACCGTGGGCACGCTGCCGGCCGGTTTCACCGGAGAAAGCTCCACGGCGGAAATCGCGCTGCACCCCGGCGGGCGCTTCATCTACGGCTCCAATCGCGGGCACGACAGCATCGCGCGCTTCAGCCGCGACGACAAGTCGGGCAGGCTCACGTTTCTCGACACCACGCCAACGGGCGGACGGACGCCGCGGCATTTCGCAATCACCCCCGACGGCCGATGGCTCGTCGCGGCCAATCAGGACAGCGACACGCTCTGCGTTTTCCGGATCGACGCGAAGACTGGCGCCCTCACTGCCACCGGCAGCACCGCAAACGTGCCACGGCCCGTGTGCGTGCGGTTTGAGAGTTATCCGTAG
- a CDS encoding GDSL family lipase, whose amino-acid sequence MAGVTVCRPMKTPRFSRALSGLLLMAAFAVSVQANTATVPVPRDDRWLARHKGFVEIAKAGNVDVLFLGDSITDGWRTKGLEIWNERFAPLKAVNFGIGGDRTQHVLWRIDNGELDGISPKAVVLMIGTNNTGFEPDKTTPRNTNAEVAEGVRAIVERLRAKLPDAKILLLAIFPRGEKDAPQRAQVNEINKMIAKLKDGQHVVFLNINKRFLEPDGTLSKDIMPDLLHPNLAGYKIWADAIKGPLNKLLK is encoded by the coding sequence ATGGCGGGAGTGACAGTCTGCCGGCCGATGAAAACACCCCGTTTTTCCCGTGCCTTGTCCGGCCTGCTTCTCATGGCGGCCTTTGCGGTTTCCGTTCAAGCAAACACAGCGACGGTGCCTGTTCCGCGCGATGACAGATGGCTGGCGCGGCACAAGGGTTTCGTGGAGATTGCGAAGGCGGGCAATGTCGATGTCCTTTTCCTCGGCGATTCGATCACTGACGGATGGAGGACAAAGGGACTGGAAATCTGGAACGAGCGCTTTGCGCCGCTCAAGGCGGTCAATTTTGGCATAGGCGGCGACCGCACCCAGCATGTGCTGTGGCGCATTGACAATGGGGAGTTGGACGGAATTTCGCCGAAGGCCGTGGTCCTGATGATTGGCACGAACAACACGGGGTTTGAGCCTGACAAGACGACACCCCGCAATACAAATGCCGAGGTGGCCGAGGGGGTGCGTGCCATTGTGGAGCGACTGCGCGCCAAACTGCCGGATGCCAAAATTTTGCTGCTCGCGATTTTTCCGCGTGGTGAGAAGGACGCCCCGCAGCGCGCCCAAGTCAATGAGATCAACAAGATGATCGCGAAACTGAAGGATGGACAACACGTCGTGTTTCTCAACATCAACAAGCGCTTTCTCGAACCCGATGGCACGCTGTCGAAGGACATCATGCCGGACCTTCTGCATCCGAATCTGGCGGGTTACAAAATCTGGGCCGACGCGATCAAGGGACCGCTGAACAAGCTGCTGAAGTAG
- the hflX gene encoding GTPase HflX, with the protein MADFLDTPANTKLERAFLVGVQTSDMAPGEGAELLSELRELVENLKLTVCQSSLVNLRTPTPALLLGSGKAKEIAELAKAEGADVIVFDEALSPAQQRNWEELSELAVIDRQEVILEVFADRAQTREAVLQVALARMEYSLPRLTRAWTHLSRQRGKGALGGEGETQLEQDRRIVRDRIVHLKAELAEVRKQRGTQRRRRQRVPVPTAAIVGYTNAGKSSLLNALTGASVLAEDKLFATLDPTTRQLQLRGNQKLLVTDTVGFIRRLPHGLVEAFKATLEEVVVADFLIHVLDLTSPNVAHHHATTLAVLKELGADDKPMITVFNKVDLADSAALTRAHHLAPEALRLSARTGEGLPALVDRCLEQIADTLCMSTLLIPHERYDIVARLHQVGHVQHEEQRDDGVFLQCRFPPAQSAIFAPFVVNGD; encoded by the coding sequence ATGGCAGACTTCCTGGACACCCCGGCCAACACCAAACTCGAACGCGCCTTTCTCGTGGGTGTGCAAACCTCCGACATGGCGCCTGGCGAGGGCGCGGAGTTGCTCAGCGAGCTGCGCGAACTGGTGGAAAACCTCAAGCTCACCGTCTGCCAGTCGTCCCTCGTCAATCTCCGCACACCGACTCCCGCGCTGCTTCTTGGCTCCGGCAAGGCGAAGGAAATCGCCGAGCTCGCCAAGGCCGAGGGCGCCGATGTCATCGTCTTTGACGAGGCGCTTTCACCGGCACAGCAGCGCAACTGGGAGGAGCTCTCGGAACTCGCCGTGATCGACCGCCAGGAGGTGATCCTCGAGGTTTTCGCCGACCGTGCGCAGACGCGCGAGGCCGTGCTCCAGGTCGCGCTGGCGCGCATGGAATACTCCCTGCCGCGCCTCACCCGCGCGTGGACCCACCTCTCGCGCCAGCGCGGCAAGGGTGCGCTCGGCGGCGAGGGCGAGACGCAGCTCGAGCAGGACCGGCGCATCGTGCGCGATCGCATCGTTCACCTGAAGGCGGAGCTCGCCGAGGTGCGCAAACAGCGCGGAACGCAGCGCCGCCGCCGCCAGCGCGTCCCGGTGCCCACGGCCGCCATCGTCGGCTACACCAACGCCGGAAAATCCTCGCTGCTCAACGCGCTCACCGGCGCGAGCGTGCTCGCCGAGGACAAACTCTTCGCCACGCTCGATCCCACAACGCGGCAGCTTCAGCTCCGCGGAAACCAGAAGCTGCTCGTCACCGACACCGTCGGTTTCATCCGCCGTCTTCCCCACGGTCTGGTCGAGGCGTTCAAGGCCACGCTTGAGGAGGTCGTTGTCGCCGACTTTCTCATTCACGTCCTCGACCTCACCAGTCCGAATGTCGCGCACCACCACGCCACCACGCTGGCGGTCCTGAAGGAACTGGGGGCCGACGACAAACCGATGATCACCGTCTTCAACAAGGTCGATCTGGCCGACAGCGCGGCGCTCACGCGCGCCCATCACCTGGCACCCGAGGCGCTCCGGCTTTCCGCGCGCACGGGCGAGGGCCTGCCAGCGCTCGTCGACCGCTGCCTCGAGCAGATCGCCGACACGCTCTGCATGTCCACGCTGCTCATCCCGCATGAGCGCTATGACATCGTGGCCCGCCTTCACCAGGTCGGCCACGTGCAGCATGAGGAGCAGCGCGACGACGGCGTTTTCCTGCAGTGCCGTTTTCCACCGGCACAGTCGGCGATTTTTGCGCCGTTTGTCGTCAACGGAGACTGA
- a CDS encoding Dabb family protein, with protein sequence MLVHTVFFWLRPDLTAAQCAEFRKGVESLGTITSVTAVHVGAPAATTPRPVIDRSYSVGLTVICRDVAAHDAYQVDPIHEKFVNTFKTYWSKVQIYDAE encoded by the coding sequence ATGCTCGTTCACACCGTCTTCTTCTGGCTCAGACCCGACCTGACAGCCGCGCAATGCGCTGAATTTCGCAAGGGCGTCGAGTCGCTCGGCACGATCACGTCGGTCACCGCGGTCCACGTCGGTGCCCCTGCTGCAACCACGCCCCGGCCGGTCATCGACCGTTCCTATTCGGTTGGCCTCACGGTCATCTGCAGGGACGTTGCCGCACACGATGCCTACCAGGTGGATCCGATCCACGAGAAGTTCGTGAACACCTTCAAGACCTACTGGTCGAAGGTGCAGATCTACGACGCCGAGTAA
- a CDS encoding inorganic phosphate transporter has protein sequence MTLFLLVLLAALVFEYINGFHDAANAIATVVSTKVLSPRQALAMAAVFNLAGAMWGTAVATTIGRGLVDMHALTMGTVLAALVGAIIWGLFTWWLGLPSSSSHALVGGLCGAAVGTSAGDWHVLHWSVVDAAGKHTGLWPKVVLPMVLSPLMGFIIGAIIMFVLYAILRKVRPRVINIIFGKLQLVSASWMGFSHGSNDAQKTMGIIALALFTGTQAGAFDHVPFWMEFLRTPEFKVERWVMVLCALTMAAGTAAGGWRIIKTMGHKMVKLQPVHGFAAETTAAVIIQAATHIGVPLSTTHVISTSIMGVGATKRASAVKWGVVSRILWAWVLTLPITALLGWSTQRLLSLWI, from the coding sequence ATGACGCTCTTCCTGCTGGTGCTTCTTGCGGCGTTGGTGTTCGAGTACATCAACGGTTTTCACGACGCCGCCAATGCGATCGCGACAGTGGTGTCGACGAAGGTGCTCTCCCCGCGGCAGGCGCTGGCGATGGCCGCCGTTTTCAATCTTGCGGGCGCCATGTGGGGAACGGCGGTGGCGACGACCATCGGTCGGGGACTGGTTGACATGCACGCGCTCACGATGGGCACCGTGCTTGCGGCCCTGGTGGGTGCGATCATCTGGGGGCTCTTCACCTGGTGGCTCGGCCTTCCATCGAGCTCCAGTCACGCGCTTGTGGGCGGGCTTTGCGGCGCGGCGGTGGGCACCAGCGCCGGGGACTGGCACGTGTTGCACTGGTCAGTCGTCGACGCAGCGGGAAAACACACGGGGCTGTGGCCCAAGGTGGTTCTGCCGATGGTGCTGTCGCCCTTGATGGGCTTCATCATTGGCGCGATCATCATGTTCGTTCTCTACGCTATTCTGCGGAAAGTGCGTCCCCGCGTGATCAACATCATCTTTGGAAAGCTGCAGCTTGTGAGCGCGTCCTGGATGGGATTCAGCCACGGATCGAATGACGCTCAGAAGACCATGGGCATCATTGCGCTGGCGCTGTTCACGGGGACGCAGGCCGGCGCCTTTGACCATGTGCCCTTCTGGATGGAATTTCTGCGCACCCCCGAGTTCAAGGTGGAGCGATGGGTGATGGTGCTGTGCGCGCTGACGATGGCCGCGGGCACGGCTGCTGGCGGCTGGCGCATCATCAAGACGATGGGGCACAAGATGGTGAAGCTGCAGCCTGTGCATGGCTTTGCTGCGGAGACGACGGCGGCGGTGATCATCCAGGCCGCCACGCACATCGGGGTGCCGCTTTCGACGACGCACGTGATTTCGACCTCCATCATGGGCGTGGGAGCCACCAAGCGGGCGAGCGCAGTCAAGTGGGGCGTAGTTTCCCGTATTCTTTGGGCGTGGGTCCTGACGCTGCCGATCACGGCGCTGCTCGGGTGGAGCACGCAGCGGCTGCTGAGCCTCTGGATCTAA